In Streptomyces camelliae, the sequence GATCGTCGGCGGCGGACTGCTCGGCGCGAGCGTGGCGCACGCGCTGGCCGTGCGAGCGGTCCCCGTGACCCTGCTCGACGCGGCGGCGCCCGGCACGGGAGCCAGCGCCTCGACGTTCGCCTGGGCCAACGCCCAGAAGAAGAAGCCCGAGGCGTACTTCCGGCTCAACGCCGAGGGCCTCGCCGAGTACCACCGCCTGGCGGAGACCGCCGCCGGCCGCCGCTGGTTCCACCCGGTGGGGAACGTGGAGATCGCCACCGATGCGGCCTCCTCCGCCGCCCTCGACGCCGTCGTCGCCGACCTCACCGAGCGCGGCTACCGGGCCGAGCGGATCACGGGCCGGCAGGCCGCCGGGCTCGACCCGGTCATCGACCCCGACCGGGTGCTGGACGCGGCCTGGTTCCCGGACGAGGGCTGGGTCGACACCGAGCGCATGGTCGCCGACCTGCTCGACGACGCCGTGGCGGTCGGCGCCGAGGTCCGCGCGCACTGCCCGGTGGCGCGCTTCGAACAGTCCGGTGCGCGCACCAAGGTCGTCCTCGCGGACGGCGAGGAGATCCTGGCCGACCAGGTCGTGTGCGCCGCGGGCGCGGCCACCGGGCGGCTGCTGGCGGATTCCGGCGTCACCGTCCCCCTGGTCGAGGAGGGCGACCGGCGGCTGCGCGCACCCGGTGACGAGCGGTACACCGCGGTGGGCGGCCTCGCCGACACGGCCGCGCTGCGCGTGCCGCTGCGCCGGATCCTGCACACGCCGGACATGGGCCTGCGGCCCGCCCCCGGCGGGCGCGTGGTCCTCGGCGGCGACGGCGCGGGCTCCCGCGTGCCACGGACCGACCACGGCATCTTCGGTCTCGGCCCGATGCTCATCGACCGCGCCCGCAAGGTCTTCCCGGCCTTCGCGGACGTCCCGGTCGAGCGGGTGCGGGTGGGTGTCCGGCCGCTGCCGGCGGACGGGCTCACCGTGGCGGGCTTCACCGAGCCGCTGCCGGGGCTCTACGCGCTGGTCACCCACAGCGGGGTCACGCTCGCCCCGTACCTCGCCTGGCTCGTCACGGGCGAACTCCTCGACGGGCGGGAGGCGCCGGAGCTGGCGGCCTTCCGTCCCACGCGGTTCGCGGGCCCCGGGCACCGATGAGCCGACCGCACCTCCTGGCCGTCAGCGATCTGCACATCGGGCACCGGGAGAACCGGAGGATCCTGGAGAAGCTGACGCCCGACTCCCCCGGCGACTGGCTGCTGGTCGCCGGGGACGTCGGCGAGCGGATCGAGGACATCGCCTGGGCGCTCGCCCTGCTCGCCGGCCGCTTCGAGAAGGTCGTCTGGACACCGGGCAACCACGAACTGTGGACGCCGTCCGACGATCCGGTGCAGCTGCGCGGCGAGGCGCGCTACGGCTACCTCGTGGACCTGTGCCGGGGGCTCGGCGTGCTCACCCCCGAGGACGAGTACCCCGTCTGGGAGAGCGCCGCCGGCCCGGTCGTCGTCGCCCCGCTGTTCGTCCTGTACGACTACAGCTTCCTGCCCGCCGGCGCCCGGGACAGGCAGGAGGCGCTGGCCCTCGCGGAGGAGGCATGGGTGGTCTGCGCGGACGAGTTCCTGCTGCACCCGGAGCCCCACCCGAGCCGCTCGGCGTGGTGCCGGGCGCGCCTCGGGACCACCCGGGCGCGCCTGGAACGCGTGGACGAGGCGCTTCCTACCGTGCTCGTCAACCACTTCCCCCTGGTACGCGCACCCGTCCAGGCGCTGCGCCGGCCGGAGTTCGCTCCGTGGTGCGGAACCGAGGCGACCGCCGACTGGCCCCGCCGCTTCCGGGCGGCGGCGGTCGTCCACGGCCATCTGCACATCCCCGGTGTGCTCCAGGTCGACGGCATCCCCCACCACGAGGTCTCGCTCGGCTACCCACGCGAGTGGCAGCCGCGCCCGACCGCACCGGAACGCCCGGCGCGGATACTGCCGGGGACCTCAACCGGTCGGTGACTGGGGCAGGTTCAGGCGGGCGGCCATGCCGTCCAGGAGACAGTCCAGGCCGAACTCGAAGCGGGCGTTGTCGTCGTCGCGGGGCGAGGCCTCGCGGACGTAACGCTGGTAGACCGGGTAGTCGCCGCCCTCCAGCAGGAACGACAGGCGGGCCAGGTTCGCCTTGCGGGCTTCCTGGCCGCTGCTCCAGCCCTCCGGGGCGCGCAGCCGCTCGCGGGCGATCTCGTCGTGGGTGCTGGCCCGGGTGTACGCCGTGACGGCCCGGGTGATGTCGGCCATCTGCTCCCCGGACAGGCCGAGGCCG encodes:
- a CDS encoding NAD(P)/FAD-dependent oxidoreductase gives rise to the protein MNTPRVVIVGGGLLGASVAHALAVRAVPVTLLDAAAPGTGASASTFAWANAQKKKPEAYFRLNAEGLAEYHRLAETAAGRRWFHPVGNVEIATDAASSAALDAVVADLTERGYRAERITGRQAAGLDPVIDPDRVLDAAWFPDEGWVDTERMVADLLDDAVAVGAEVRAHCPVARFEQSGARTKVVLADGEEILADQVVCAAGAATGRLLADSGVTVPLVEEGDRRLRAPGDERYTAVGGLADTAALRVPLRRILHTPDMGLRPAPGGRVVLGGDGAGSRVPRTDHGIFGLGPMLIDRARKVFPAFADVPVERVRVGVRPLPADGLTVAGFTEPLPGLYALVTHSGVTLAPYLAWLVTGELLDGREAPELAAFRPTRFAGPGHR
- a CDS encoding metallophosphoesterase family protein codes for the protein MSRPHLLAVSDLHIGHRENRRILEKLTPDSPGDWLLVAGDVGERIEDIAWALALLAGRFEKVVWTPGNHELWTPSDDPVQLRGEARYGYLVDLCRGLGVLTPEDEYPVWESAAGPVVVAPLFVLYDYSFLPAGARDRQEALALAEEAWVVCADEFLLHPEPHPSRSAWCRARLGTTRARLERVDEALPTVLVNHFPLVRAPVQALRRPEFAPWCGTEATADWPRRFRAAAVVHGHLHIPGVLQVDGIPHHEVSLGYPREWQPRPTAPERPARILPGTSTGR